The proteins below come from a single Biomphalaria glabrata chromosome 10, xgBioGlab47.1, whole genome shotgun sequence genomic window:
- the LOC106053154 gene encoding uncharacterized protein LOC106053154: protein MITTGRTGAMTTIALFLFGMAPLFNSVSGATCTSNTCVASMFTLATCSATTHLCSCEAGHVPVRTGCGKKYSKPKVILPDGYSFEVLEGKNAELKCSTDAPFVDWYYDNGTFVTTGTTYTLASSSAANVGKIK from the exons ATGATCACTACTGGCAGGACTGGAGCTATGACAACTATAGCCCTCTTTCTTTTTGGGATGGCCCCAT tGTTTAATTCAGTGTCTGGGGCTACCTGTACAAGCAACACATGTGTTGCCTCCATGTTCACTCTAGCAACATGTAGTGCAACCACGCACCTTTGTTCTTGTGAAGCTGGTCATGTCCCGGTCCGTACCGGATGCGGAA AGAAATATTCCAAACCAAAAGTGATTCTCCCGGATGGATACAGCTTTGAAGTATTGGAGGGAAAGAATGCAGAATTGAAGTGTTCCACAGATGCTCCATTTGTTGACTGGTATTACGACAATGGTACTTTCGTCACTACAGGCACGACCTACACTCTTGCATCGTCCTCGGCTGCTAATGTAGGAAAAATTAAgtaa
- the LOC106068576 gene encoding uncharacterized protein LOC106068576, whose product MTSDLKDIKALCNLSDTSAHAVTNASELVSLPTQTTTISSVLVTSTAVDKSIYSVDEAIILTCVTTPGPNFVDISTKSITYQWLSNAIVVQNSSSATYNFPKAAGNYIISCNATYGDATTASSNSINITRSSTYLTKPTILANPTNPVLGSLLTLACVSNYTDVTYSWKMGTEYIAQQFDHTIQLDSLTASDAGAYVCIVKRSAVTMTSEVFTISNGHVLTICSALVYGLLFMISRHLV is encoded by the exons ATGACAAGTGACCTAAAAGATATAAAAGCTCTATGTAATTTATCTGATACGTCAGCACACGCTGTAACTAACGCAAGTGAACTTGTCTCTTTACCAACACAGACAA CTACCATTTCATCCGTGTTGGTGACGTCTACTGCTGTTGACAAATCTATCTACTCAGTTGATGAAGCAATTATATTGACTTGTGTGACTACCCCTGGTCCAAATTTTGTGGACATCTCAACTAAATCAATCACTTACCAATGGCTG AGTAACGCCATTGTTGTGCAAAACTCATCGTCAGCTACGTACAATTTTCCGAAGGCTGCAGGAAACTACATAATCAGTTGTAATGCCACTTACGGTGATGCAACTACAGCATCAAGTAATTCAATAAATATAACACGCA GTAGTACTTACCTAACTAAGCCTACTATCCTAGCGAACCCTACAAATCCGGTTTTGGGAAGTCTGTTGACATTGGCCTGCGTTAGCAAttatacagatgttacttataGCTGGAAGATGGGTACAGAGTACATTGCCCAACAATTTGACCACACCATACAGCTGGACAGCTTAACAGCCAGTGATGCTGGAGCCTACGTGTGCATCGTCAAGAGAAGCGCGGTCACCATGACCTCTGAAGTTTTCACCATCTCGA ATGGTCACGTGCTTACAATATGCTCAGCACTCGTCTATGGACTGTTGTTTATGATCTCACGACATTTGGTTTAA